The following coding sequences lie in one Niabella agricola genomic window:
- a CDS encoding YbjQ family protein, with protein sequence MRSKRDVLVLTTSSIEGRKIKSYLKPVSAHVVAGTNMFKDLFASFSDIFGGRSQTYQRELSAIYNEAIEAIKAAAFNIGANCILGLKIDIDEISGGGKSMFMITAVGTAAVLEEGTENIPRVTQFEHNPDIVSLDRLTFLNKRKSIIEEANAETLRLTDDIWNLITAHQVTEVAPYLFKKCSSILASTEIATATQTKYQEFLTRYIDALPHETKIDLLYSAIEQHANAEFIKQISNILQQLHLLDFDRCRQLLEHNDFNKQKVGLKIATFDKPHYDKEDLRQFEHIKQIIESVFKERGMRVMKKQLLSSKEREVWNCECKKNNIEMGVVCDNCGKDIYGFTNNETGPAAALDLINNKVGLLVKCLN encoded by the coding sequence ATGAGATCGAAAAGAGACGTTTTAGTACTTACAACTTCTTCAATAGAGGGAAGAAAAATAAAAAGCTATTTAAAGCCGGTTTCTGCACATGTTGTAGCGGGAACAAATATGTTCAAAGATCTTTTTGCATCTTTTTCTGATATTTTTGGCGGTCGATCGCAAACATATCAAAGAGAGTTGTCGGCAATATATAATGAGGCGATCGAAGCCATTAAAGCCGCCGCATTTAATATTGGAGCAAATTGCATATTGGGGCTTAAAATAGATATTGACGAAATATCCGGAGGCGGGAAGTCTATGTTTATGATCACGGCGGTAGGTACTGCTGCCGTTTTAGAAGAAGGTACAGAAAATATTCCGCGTGTAACCCAGTTTGAACACAACCCAGATATCGTTAGCCTGGATAGGCTTACTTTTTTAAATAAAAGAAAATCCATTATTGAGGAAGCGAATGCTGAAACGCTTCGTCTTACAGATGATATATGGAATCTTATCACCGCGCATCAGGTTACGGAGGTTGCTCCCTATCTGTTTAAAAAATGTAGCTCCATTCTGGCTTCTACAGAAATAGCAACGGCCACTCAGACCAAATATCAGGAGTTTTTGACGCGGTATATAGATGCCTTACCACATGAAACGAAAATAGATCTTCTGTATTCTGCAATCGAACAGCATGCGAACGCGGAGTTTATTAAACAAATCAGCAACATCCTACAGCAGCTTCATTTACTTGATTTTGACCGTTGCCGCCAGCTTCTTGAACATAACGATTTCAATAAACAAAAGGTGGGACTTAAAATTGCAACATTCGACAAACCCCATTATGACAAAGAAGACCTCCGGCAATTTGAACATATTAAGCAGATCATTGAGTCGGTTTTTAAAGAAAGAGGCATGCGTGTTATGAAAAAACAATTGCTATCTTCAAAGGAAAGAGAAGTGTGGAATTGTGAATGTAAAAAGAACAATATTGAAATGGGAGTTGTTTGTGATAACTGTGGAAAGGATATTTATGGGTTTACTAATAATGAGACAGGGCCAGCTGCTGCTTTGGATCTTATAAACAATAAAGTGGGTTTACTAGTAAAATGTCTTAATTAA